A window of Pirellulales bacterium genomic DNA:
AGGGGGCGGGGGGCGTATTTTGGCGGAAAATACCAATTATCAGGCGGGAAAATTCGGTTATAATCCAAAAATTCCCCGATTTGCGGCGGGGTTTGCTTATCCTGATACCCATACTTTTCGGCAGCGGCGAACTGGCTCTTCATGGTTACCTGGTTGGCGCGATCCCTGCAATTTTCCGCCTTGGTCGGCTTGCCGGTCGTGGCGCTGGCCTTGTACAACGCGCCAGTGTATTTGTTTGCGGCCCTAGGTTTTTTTTCCGCGCTGTTTTTTTTGGGTCGCTACCTAGAGGGATATACCGCGCCGCACAAATGACAATCCTTGTAGATGGCGACTGTTTTTCCTCCTCCAGATCCCGGGCTGTTTCCGGCCCCGTCCATGTCTGATTTTTATCCATTTCGCATGAGTCCCATCTTTCGCCGCTACCTATGGGGAGGCCGGCGTTTGGGTGAACTTTTTCATAAACCCATCGGTCCCGAATCCGACTACGCCGAAAGTTGGGAGATCGCCGATCGCGGACCCGACCAAAGCCGCGTGTTTGCCGGTCCGTGGCAAGGGGCCACGTTGGCGGAATTAATGCGCGATCATCGGCGCGACTTATTAGGTGATCAATGGAGCGGCGGAAATTTTCCCTTATTGGTCAAATTGCTGGATGCCCAGGCCGATTTGTCGGTGCAGGTCCATCCCAACGACGAACACGCCGCCCGATTGCAACTAAACGATGCTGGCAAGACGGAGGCTTGGTACGTGGTTGCCGCGCGGCCCGGCAGTAAAATTTATGCCGGTTTAAAGCCCGGCTTTGACAGCGCGGCGCTCGAACGGGAAATAACCCGCGGCGCGTGCGAGCTTTGCCTGCATAGCTTTGAACCGCAGGCGGGGGATATTGTGCATTTGCCGGCGGGTACGGTCCATGCGTTGGGGGCGGGGATTGTCGTGGCCGAAGTTCAGCAATCCAGCGATGTCACCTACCGCCTGTTTGACTGGAACCGCGTCGGCGCGGATGGTCGGCCCCGCCAATTGCACCTCGAGCAAGCCCTGCAGGTGATTGACTACGCCACCGGGCCGGTGCAACCACTCCGCCAGGACTCCACCCAAAAAAATGCTACCGCTGGCGGCTGCCAGCAATTATTGGCCAACGCGTACTTTCACTTGGCGCAACGCCAGTTTGACCAGCCGGTGGAATTTGCCGCCGCGGGGCGATGCCGGATTTGGGTGGTGCTGGCGGGTGCGCTCCAGATCGCGGGTGACCCCTCTCCCACGCCCACGCTCCCCGGGCATACCATTCTCTTTCCCGCTAGTTGGCCAGTGATCCAGGCGGTCCCGCTCTCGCCGGTGACGCTGCTAGAAATCACCTTGCCGGTATCCTCCGCTTAGTTGGGTTTTTTGTGCATTTCCCCGGCTGGCGGGCATTCCCGCTAGCACAAATTGCGCTATGCCGGGGCGGGGGACCGCTTTACAATTTGCCCCGTCAATCGCCAACAGGTATTCGCGGCTCGAGCGCGGAGGCTGTCTGGCACTTGATACCTCCCATGTTTTTTTAGTTTTTTTGAAAGCGCTAGCCATGTCCCACGCCTGTGACAGCCGGGGAAAAATATCCCTGGCGGCGATTTCCGTGTGCGTCGGAGGCGTCATCCTGATGGCTGGTTGTCAGTCGCATAACGGGCGGAGCATTTTTGATCCGCCGGGGACGATCACCGAACAGCGGAATGAAGCGGTG
This region includes:
- a CDS encoding type I phosphomannose isomerase catalytic subunit, translated to MSPIFRRYLWGGRRLGELFHKPIGPESDYAESWEIADRGPDQSRVFAGPWQGATLAELMRDHRRDLLGDQWSGGNFPLLVKLLDAQADLSVQVHPNDEHAARLQLNDAGKTEAWYVVAARPGSKIYAGLKPGFDSAALEREITRGACELCLHSFEPQAGDIVHLPAGTVHALGAGIVVAEVQQSSDVTYRLFDWNRVGADGRPRQLHLEQALQVIDYATGPVQPLRQDSTQKNATAGGCQQLLANAYFHLAQRQFDQPVEFAAAGRCRIWVVLAGALQIAGDPSPTPTLPGHTILFPASWPVIQAVPLSPVTLLEITLPVSSA
- a CDS encoding membrane or secreted protein; this encodes MSHACDSRGKISLAAISVCVGGVILMAGCQSHNGRSIFDPPGTITEQRNEAVRFDPFTDNDIGPEVDGGRPRDYNRPIPEVQRARWQLR